In the genome of Acidobacteriota bacterium, one region contains:
- a CDS encoding YCF48-related protein, with product MINRQGVTRAFTLVLLAGTLCGVVFAQQGWARLHTIKTTSAPSGINSVYYDGDDIWVVGAHGLIARSHDDGQTFQEMNQGIDAGLNDVHIRKDRICIVGDAGTILRSTDGGRSFVRILRGTRRAGATGGDLDLYSVQSVDDDHVYIVGDKGLILVSTDGGATWREQQSGSDAQLFHLSFRGERGWIIGTGGMIIHTDNGGRNWYPQRSGVNDDLNRVYMVTERIGLITGDNGTLLRTENGGATWERVSLNVREPLFGMSFIDNKTGWVVGYKGRIIRTYDGGRNWVEQNSNTVNDLFSVSFHKNRGYAIGRDGLVMRYYEKR from the coding sequence ATGATCAATAGGCAAGGCGTTACCAGGGCATTCACGCTGGTGTTATTGGCAGGTACGCTGTGCGGCGTGGTGTTTGCGCAGCAGGGGTGGGCTCGACTGCACACCATCAAGACGACGAGCGCGCCTTCCGGGATAAACTCGGTCTACTATGATGGCGATGACATCTGGGTAGTGGGCGCTCACGGACTAATCGCGAGGTCGCACGACGACGGGCAAACGTTTCAGGAGATGAATCAGGGCATCGATGCGGGGCTGAACGATGTCCACATTCGAAAAGACAGAATATGCATAGTCGGCGACGCGGGCACCATTTTGAGAAGCACCGACGGCGGCCGGAGCTTCGTCAGGATATTGCGCGGGACTCGGCGCGCAGGAGCAACCGGCGGAGACCTTGATTTGTATTCTGTGCAGTCCGTTGACGACGATCACGTTTACATCGTCGGCGATAAGGGGCTGATTCTGGTGTCAACGGACGGAGGCGCAACGTGGCGCGAGCAGCAAAGCGGCTCCGATGCACAACTGTTTCACCTGAGCTTTCGGGGTGAGCGCGGCTGGATTATCGGCACCGGCGGGATGATTATTCACACAGACAATGGCGGACGAAACTGGTATCCGCAACGGTCCGGGGTCAACGACGACTTGAACAGGGTCTATATGGTCACCGAACGTATTGGACTCATTACCGGAGACAACGGGACCCTGCTGCGAACTGAGAACGGCGGAGCGACTTGGGAACGCGTCTCCTTGAACGTGCGAGAACCTCTTTTCGGGATGAGCTTCATTGACAATAAGACCGGTTGGGTCGTCGGTTACAAAGGCCGCATAATCCGGACCTACGATGGCGGACGCAACTGGGTTGAACAAAACAGCAACACCGTCAACGACCTGTTCTCGGTTTCCTTCCATAAGAACCGCGGCTACGCCATTGGACGTGATGGATTGGTGATGAGGTATTACGAAAAGAGATAG
- a CDS encoding benzoate-CoA ligase family protein: protein MIEVSSLAYNRHPMSVYPSQFNLCDYFLGDERLRQIGDRTAIEYRDRRITYNELRDEVDHWASRILSCGLNEGDRVALLLYDSPEFIACFLAAVSVGAVCVPINTFLPARDVEFILADSAARLLVVESELEDKVNSSGETENRCAVLKVDTRTRSCSKPDDINPRTEPLAHAATTRETPGFLLYTSGSTGTPKGVLHLHGSIPFTVENYAANVLRLNSEDRVFSASRMFFAYGLGNSLSFPLAAGATVLLESERMSAERLAGFIEERAPTVFFGVPAVYLTLLDYRLSGKRVDLSSVRLCISAGEALPAKIFEDWQQEFELTILDGIGSTEMLHIFISNREGNSLVGSSGTVVEGYDARLVDDAGHAVGAKELGNLWVRGGSATAEYWNRPELTEQTIKDGWVHTGDVYRRDDDDFFYHIGRSDDCFKVRGLWVSPIEVESVLISHEAVSEAAVVSSVDDSGLATARAYVVIREGERGEALKDEIRSFAGSRLPQYKVPSQIEFIEEMPRTSTGKIQRYKLRAESGRLLSGGSDDQ from the coding sequence TTGATCGAAGTTTCATCGCTGGCATATAATCGGCACCCGATGTCGGTCTATCCATCGCAATTCAATCTCTGCGATTACTTCTTAGGCGACGAGCGACTTCGTCAGATCGGCGATCGCACTGCTATCGAGTACCGAGATAGGCGGATCACTTACAACGAGCTTCGCGATGAGGTGGATCATTGGGCGAGCCGGATACTGAGCTGTGGATTGAACGAGGGCGACCGCGTTGCGCTGTTGCTCTACGACTCGCCTGAGTTCATCGCGTGTTTTCTTGCGGCCGTCTCAGTTGGAGCGGTGTGCGTTCCCATCAACACGTTTCTACCTGCCCGCGACGTCGAGTTCATACTCGCAGATTCGGCCGCGCGATTGCTGGTTGTCGAGAGCGAGCTTGAAGACAAGGTGAACTCGAGTGGTGAGACAGAGAATCGCTGCGCGGTCCTCAAGGTGGACACGCGAACGCGATCTTGTTCCAAGCCTGACGACATCAACCCACGCACAGAACCGCTCGCGCACGCGGCAACAACTCGCGAGACTCCTGGTTTTCTACTCTACACCTCGGGCAGCACGGGAACTCCCAAAGGCGTGTTGCATCTTCACGGCTCAATACCGTTCACCGTCGAAAACTACGCCGCTAATGTTCTTCGTCTCAACAGCGAAGACCGAGTCTTCTCAGCATCGCGGATGTTCTTTGCTTACGGGCTTGGAAACAGCTTGTCGTTTCCGCTGGCCGCGGGCGCTACGGTCCTTCTTGAATCTGAGCGAATGAGCGCGGAACGCCTCGCGGGATTCATCGAAGAACGAGCGCCTACGGTTTTCTTCGGCGTGCCCGCGGTCTATCTAACTCTGTTGGATTATCGATTGAGTGGAAAACGAGTCGATCTCTCGAGCGTGCGGTTGTGCATATCCGCCGGCGAGGCGTTGCCCGCGAAGATCTTTGAAGACTGGCAGCAGGAGTTCGAGTTGACGATTCTGGATGGCATCGGCTCGACTGAGATGCTTCACATTTTCATCTCGAACAGAGAAGGGAACTCGCTGGTGGGATCGAGTGGCACGGTGGTCGAGGGCTACGACGCGCGCCTTGTCGATGACGCGGGCCACGCGGTTGGCGCGAAGGAGCTGGGAAACCTCTGGGTGCGTGGAGGGAGCGCGACAGCAGAATACTGGAACCGGCCCGAGCTTACCGAACAGACGATCAAGGATGGCTGGGTCCACACTGGAGATGTCTATCGTCGAGACGACGATGACTTTTTCTATCACATCGGCCGCTCCGACGATTGCTTCAAAGTGCGCGGGCTTTGGGTCTCGCCGATCGAGGTCGAATCGGTGCTGATCTCACACGAGGCGGTATCAGAGGCGGCGGTGGTTTCGAGTGTCGACGACAGCGGGCTGGCAACCGCACGGGCTTATGTGGTCATCCGAGAGGGTGAGCGCGGCGAGGCGCTGAAAGATGAAATACGCAGTTTCGCAGGCTCGCGGCTTCCGCAATACAAGGTGCCTTCCCAGATCGAATTCATCGAGGAGATGCCTCGAACATCGACGGGAAAAATTCAAAGGTACAAGCTGAGAGCGGAAAGCGGGCGGCTTTTAAGCGGAGGTTCGGATGATCAATAG
- a CDS encoding S8/S53 family peptidase gives MRPRLLKRVISVFAIILIGGLGSPHLSGFAEQAQRKERQHLDPRSLAGGILLRFAQDPEPDSFGPFLDSDQEHVEVLQAREQKRRSEFEAEHGVQLEHITETPRGDIYKLDVDAANVERTMSELEQDPRVAQASPNWLVRGGPNPTTTPPEDWSEAQGFRPSSVSATGSDGTIVAGFFDGGLKQSDFEGDLWTGIGPDGNPANGFTILNGVQSNTPEEDPAYVHGDATAGILRLNFQRGNQMIGRDYQVQFLMIRMLRPDSFGSSADLVASAQLFLQYARTDATIRVLNMSLIEFGYNPFLEEALTEFFFLGGVWVASAGNGLNSQGRNLTLSPRYPGGYALRSPGAVVAATERNGTPTVWSDYYNRTTTWAVGVGVNSGLGLFLSGTSASAPQVAAGAALRKVMGESAATVLQAVAYSAHPRDDLAGRVIAGGGAYDLENLITGTTWLGQLKQPVTLQVNKAKPGKVTGQISDPALRVFVIGYPNLNVEVQPDGFFARKNPGFTHTPAWFAVPDGFAAAFAKVKGFN, from the coding sequence ATGAGACCACGACTCTTAAAGCGAGTTATCTCTGTTTTCGCGATTATCCTTATAGGCGGTCTTGGTTCCCCCCACCTGTCCGGGTTCGCTGAACAGGCTCAGCGCAAGGAGAGGCAGCATCTCGATCCGCGCAGTCTTGCGGGCGGAATTTTATTGAGATTCGCTCAAGATCCGGAACCCGATTCCTTCGGGCCGTTCCTCGATTCTGATCAAGAACATGTTGAGGTGCTGCAAGCTCGCGAACAGAAGCGCAGGTCCGAGTTCGAGGCCGAACACGGTGTTCAGCTCGAACACATCACCGAGACTCCTCGAGGTGACATCTATAAGTTGGATGTCGACGCGGCAAACGTCGAACGGACAATGTCGGAGTTGGAACAAGATCCCCGCGTGGCTCAAGCTTCTCCCAACTGGTTGGTAAGAGGCGGGCCGAACCCCACCACAACCCCTCCAGAGGACTGGAGCGAAGCTCAAGGTTTTCGGCCCTCAAGCGTTTCTGCTACCGGTAGCGATGGCACGATTGTCGCAGGGTTTTTTGATGGCGGTCTGAAACAATCTGATTTTGAAGGCGATCTTTGGACTGGCATCGGACCCGATGGTAACCCTGCCAATGGTTTCACGATCTTGAATGGAGTGCAAAGCAACACCCCGGAAGAAGATCCGGCTTATGTGCACGGGGACGCGACCGCAGGCATCCTCCGGCTAAACTTTCAGCGCGGCAATCAAATGATCGGCCGGGACTACCAGGTTCAGTTCTTGATGATAAGGATGCTGAGGCCCGACTCATTCGGAAGCAGTGCCGACCTGGTGGCCAGCGCTCAGCTCTTCCTTCAGTACGCGCGCACCGATGCGACGATTCGCGTATTGAACATGTCGCTCATCGAGTTTGGTTACAATCCGTTCTTGGAGGAAGCCCTAACTGAGTTCTTCTTCCTTGGCGGAGTGTGGGTTGCGAGTGCAGGGAATGGCTTGAACAGTCAGGGGAGGAACCTGACGCTGTCGCCGCGTTATCCTGGAGGATATGCTTTACGCTCTCCCGGCGCTGTGGTTGCTGCCACTGAACGCAACGGAACACCCACGGTATGGTCTGACTACTACAACCGCACTACCACCTGGGCGGTCGGGGTCGGGGTGAACTCCGGGCTGGGACTGTTCTTGAGCGGTACGAGCGCGTCTGCTCCACAAGTGGCCGCCGGTGCTGCTTTACGCAAGGTGATGGGGGAGTCGGCAGCTACGGTTTTACAGGCGGTCGCTTACTCGGCGCATCCTCGCGATGACTTGGCAGGGAGAGTGATTGCTGGTGGCGGAGCTTACGACCTTGAGAACTTGATAACGGGTACAACGTGGTTAGGTCAGCTTAAGCAGCCGGTCACGCTGCAGGTCAACAAGGCGAAGCCGGGTAAAGTGACGGGACAGATTAGTGACCCCGCCTTGCGCGTATTCGTGATTGGCTACCCCAATCTCAACGTTGAGGTTCAGCCTGACGGGTTCTTCGCGAGGAAGAATCCAGGTTTCACTCATACACCAGCGTGGTTTGCCGTTCCTGACGGGTTCGCGGCCGCCTTCGCCAAAGTCAAAGGTTTCAATTGA
- a CDS encoding type II toxin-antitoxin system HicB family antitoxin produces the protein MRFNITLDRDEDGVWISECPSIPGCVSQGTTKQEAVENIKDAIALCLEVRAEKGLPLRQSPTTCPH, from the coding sequence ATGAGATTTAACATAACACTCGACAGAGATGAAGATGGTGTTTGGATCAGCGAGTGTCCTTCCATACCAGGCTGCGTGAGTCAGGGAACGACCAAGCAAGAAGCCGTTGAGAATATCAAAGATGCTATCGCGTTGTGTCTTGAAGTAAGAGCCGAGAAGGGGCTGCCTTTACGTCAATCCCCGACGACTTGCCCGCATTGA
- a CDS encoding MBL fold metallo-hydrolase produces the protein MKIHRISVPTPFYVGPVNVYLIEEDPLTLIDAGPRDDASLEALRSGLSRLGYKLSDIKRIIISHAHADHYGLAQLIVEESGATAYIHEWDAPAVGAETDYHAYRELLTAAGVPREAIDRMEAGYEKFKGFAYPLERVERLKDEDEILFDHESLIVLHTPGHTPGSICLVRTSNRTVFASDTVLKTITPNPVLSPDPIDAKRRFQSLGEYLVSLARIRTLAPTVLKGGHGDDVTDYDEHFHRMYRFTKARQTKLLGLLPKNGATAWETSMLLFPDPRSYHRFLALSETVAHLDYAVAENKLRIERKGDQEIYQLSYVP, from the coding sequence ATGAAGATTCACAGAATCAGTGTACCCACGCCTTTCTATGTCGGGCCCGTCAACGTCTACCTGATCGAAGAAGATCCTCTCACGCTGATCGACGCCGGACCGCGTGATGACGCTTCACTCGAAGCGTTAAGGTCAGGACTTTCCCGCCTGGGCTATAAGCTTTCGGATATCAAGCGAATCATCATCTCTCACGCTCACGCCGATCACTACGGGCTTGCGCAGTTGATAGTCGAAGAGTCAGGCGCCACCGCATACATACACGAGTGGGACGCGCCGGCTGTCGGGGCGGAGACTGATTATCACGCGTATCGCGAGCTGCTGACCGCGGCTGGAGTTCCGCGCGAAGCGATCGATCGAATGGAAGCGGGCTACGAGAAGTTCAAGGGCTTTGCCTATCCGCTCGAGCGCGTCGAGAGGTTGAAGGATGAAGACGAGATCCTCTTCGATCATGAAAGTCTGATCGTCCTTCACACGCCCGGGCATACTCCAGGTTCGATATGCCTTGTTCGAACGAGCAACCGAACAGTGTTCGCGTCGGACACGGTGCTGAAGACGATCACCCCCAATCCGGTGCTAAGCCCGGATCCAATCGATGCGAAGCGGCGATTTCAATCGCTCGGAGAATATCTTGTATCGCTCGCCCGCATTCGCACGCTCGCGCCGACGGTGTTGAAAGGCGGCCACGGCGATGACGTGACCGATTACGATGAGCACTTTCATCGGATGTATCGCTTCACCAAAGCACGCCAGACGAAGCTTCTGGGTCTGCTCCCGAAGAACGGAGCTACGGCCTGGGAGACTTCGATGCTGTTGTTCCCTGATCCGCGCAGTTATCATCGCTTTCTTGCGCTTTCGGAGACGGTAGCTCATCTCGACTACGCGGTGGCCGAGAATAAGCTTAGAATTGAACGCAAGGGAGACCAGGAGATTTATCAATTGAGTTATGTGCCCTAA
- a CDS encoding acyl-CoA dehydrogenase family protein, producing the protein MTSVAETKKVIKGGSFILEDHDASEVFTPDDLSDEHKMIAQTAREFTEKEILPLDAEIESKDYELTRGLLRKAGELGLLSIDIPEKYGGAGLDLLSSLVASEAMSGQASFSGSLGAHTTIGTLPIVYFGTEEQKKKYLPKLATAEMIGAYALTESGSGSDALGAKTKAVLSEDGKHYVLNGQKMWITNAGFADVYIVFAKVDGEKFTAFIVERGFPGVSIAPEEHKMGLQGSSTCAVNLEEAQVPVENVLGEIGKGHKIAFNILNLGRLKLGVSTIAGSRRLTTIATDYAKQRYQFGVPISSFGLIKHKLAEMAIRTYVADSMTYRTVGMIEDSLATIDRDNPAQMLKAIEDYAVECSIIKVVGSETLDYVADEAVQVFGGNGYSKDYPVERAYRDSRISRIYEGTNEINRLIISGQLLRRAVKGELPLFAAAKKLMDEMLSPSMPEEPAEGVFSQERVALGNAKKAAVAVLGSAAQKYRDKVQEQQEVLAAASDIIMEIYGMESAILRTEKFIAGRGEASCSNHIDATRVFVNDSISRVEQHAKTALAAMSEGDELRTMLAVLRRYMKYTPINTVAARRRIADSIIEAGRYNL; encoded by the coding sequence ATGACTAGCGTTGCAGAAACAAAGAAAGTGATAAAAGGCGGGAGCTTCATTCTTGAAGACCACGACGCCTCGGAGGTATTCACCCCCGATGATCTGAGCGACGAGCACAAGATGATCGCGCAGACGGCGCGCGAATTCACCGAGAAGGAAATCCTGCCGCTCGATGCCGAGATCGAATCGAAAGATTATGAGTTGACCAGAGGCTTGCTTAGAAAAGCCGGCGAGTTGGGGCTGTTGTCGATCGACATTCCGGAAAAGTACGGCGGCGCGGGGCTGGACCTTCTCAGCTCGCTCGTTGCTTCCGAGGCCATGTCGGGTCAGGCATCATTTTCGGGATCACTCGGAGCGCACACGACGATAGGCACGCTGCCCATCGTTTACTTTGGCACCGAGGAGCAGAAGAAGAAGTATCTGCCAAAGCTTGCAACGGCCGAGATGATCGGCGCTTACGCGCTGACCGAATCGGGTTCGGGCTCTGATGCGCTCGGCGCGAAGACCAAGGCGGTGCTCTCTGAAGACGGTAAGCATTACGTGCTCAACGGTCAGAAGATGTGGATCACCAACGCCGGCTTCGCCGATGTGTACATCGTATTCGCTAAAGTCGACGGCGAGAAGTTCACTGCATTCATCGTCGAGCGCGGATTTCCGGGAGTATCAATTGCGCCCGAAGAGCACAAGATGGGACTGCAGGGTTCCTCAACGTGCGCGGTGAATCTGGAAGAAGCGCAAGTGCCCGTTGAGAACGTGCTTGGCGAGATAGGGAAGGGTCACAAGATAGCTTTCAATATTTTGAACCTCGGCAGGCTCAAGCTTGGCGTAAGCACCATTGCAGGATCGAGGCGGCTCACGACGATCGCGACCGACTACGCCAAACAGCGCTATCAGTTCGGCGTGCCGATCTCGTCGTTCGGCTTGATCAAGCACAAGCTGGCGGAGATGGCGATTCGCACTTACGTTGCCGACAGCATGACTTATCGCACGGTTGGGATGATCGAAGACTCGCTGGCGACGATTGACCGGGACAATCCCGCGCAGATGCTCAAGGCGATCGAGGACTACGCCGTCGAGTGCTCTATCATCAAGGTTGTAGGCAGCGAGACGCTCGACTACGTTGCAGACGAAGCGGTACAGGTCTTCGGCGGCAACGGCTACTCGAAGGACTATCCGGTCGAGCGCGCGTATCGCGATTCGCGGATCAGCCGTATCTACGAAGGCACCAACGAAATCAACCGGCTGATCATCTCCGGTCAACTGCTTCGCCGCGCGGTGAAGGGCGAATTGCCGTTGTTTGCGGCCGCTAAGAAATTGATGGACGAGATGCTGTCGCCATCGATGCCCGAAGAACCGGCCGAAGGAGTCTTCTCTCAAGAGCGAGTCGCGCTCGGCAATGCGAAGAAGGCGGCGGTAGCCGTGCTGGGATCAGCCGCGCAGAAGTATCGCGACAAGGTGCAGGAGCAGCAAGAGGTGCTTGCGGCGGCGAGCGACATCATCATGGAGATCTACGGCATGGAGAGCGCCATTCTTCGCACCGAGAAGTTCATCGCCGGACGAGGCGAGGCGTCTTGCTCGAATCACATCGACGCTACGCGTGTCTTCGTCAATGACTCGATCTCGAGAGTTGAACAGCATGCGAAGACGGCGCTGGCCGCGATGTCGGAAGGCGATGAGCTTCGCACAATGCTTGCGGTGCTTCGGCGCTACATGAAGTACACTCCGATCAACACCGTTGCGGCGCGACGGCGGATCGCGGACTCGATCATCGAGGCGGGAAGATATAACCTGTAA
- a CDS encoding acetyl-CoA C-acyltransferase — protein sequence MKDAVIVSALRTAVGKAPRGTLKDTRPDDMAATVIKAAIERTPGLEPAMIEDVILGCAMPEAEQGMNVARQASWLAGIPKEASAVTINRFCSSGLQAIAFAAERIMAGWSDCIVAGGTESMSLIPMGGHKIVPNPTLVENHPDFYLNMGLTAENLSRKYSISREEADEFSYRSHQKAIAAINDGKFKDEVVPLTVRTVELDAKGKRVVKETVFNTDEGPRADTSPEALGKLRPAFHARGTVTAGNSSQMSDGAAAAVVMSADRAREIGAKPIARMIAYATAGVDPDYMGIGPVAAIPKALKIAGLTLDQIDLIELNEAFAAQALSVVKELGINQDKLNVNGGAVAMGHPLGCTGAKLTATILREMQRRNARYGMVTMCVGGGMGAAGIFELME from the coding sequence ATGAAAGACGCAGTGATAGTTTCAGCACTCAGAACAGCCGTCGGCAAAGCGCCGCGCGGAACACTCAAAGACACAAGACCCGATGACATGGCTGCTACGGTCATCAAAGCAGCCATCGAGCGCACACCCGGGCTCGAGCCTGCGATGATCGAAGACGTCATTCTCGGATGCGCGATGCCTGAAGCAGAGCAGGGAATGAACGTCGCTCGTCAGGCGTCGTGGCTCGCGGGAATTCCGAAAGAAGCGTCGGCAGTTACGATCAATCGCTTCTGTTCGTCGGGGCTTCAAGCCATCGCCTTCGCTGCGGAGCGCATTATGGCCGGCTGGTCCGATTGCATTGTAGCCGGCGGAACTGAATCAATGAGCTTGATTCCGATGGGCGGTCACAAGATCGTGCCCAACCCTACGCTCGTCGAAAATCATCCCGATTTCTATTTGAATATGGGACTGACGGCCGAGAACCTCTCGCGGAAATATTCGATTTCGCGCGAAGAAGCGGACGAGTTCTCATATCGCAGTCATCAGAAGGCAATTGCCGCAATCAACGATGGCAAGTTCAAGGATGAAGTCGTGCCCTTGACGGTCAGAACAGTCGAGCTCGACGCGAAAGGGAAGCGCGTAGTCAAAGAAACGGTCTTCAACACCGATGAAGGTCCGCGCGCGGATACGTCGCCGGAAGCGCTCGGAAAACTCAGACCCGCGTTTCACGCTCGAGGCACGGTGACCGCGGGCAACTCGTCGCAGATGTCAGACGGCGCGGCTGCCGCGGTGGTGATGTCAGCGGACCGCGCAAGAGAGATTGGAGCGAAACCGATTGCGCGAATGATCGCGTACGCTACAGCAGGTGTTGATCCCGATTACATGGGCATCGGGCCGGTGGCTGCGATACCGAAGGCGTTGAAGATCGCAGGCCTGACGCTTGATCAAATCGACTTGATCGAGTTGAACGAAGCTTTCGCCGCTCAGGCTCTATCGGTAGTGAAAGAGCTTGGCATCAATCAAGACAAGTTGAACGTGAACGGCGGCGCTGTTGCGATGGGTCACCCGCTCGGCTGCACGGGAGCAAAGCTCACCGCGACGATTTTGCGGGAGATGCAAAGGCGAAACGCGCGTTACGGGATGGTGACGATGTGCGTCGGCGGCGGCATGGGCGCGGCCGGAATCTTTGAACTGATGGAATGA
- a CDS encoding DUF2442 domain-containing protein, whose amino-acid sequence MDPHVTFVRALDDYQLDVSFDNGERRIFDVKPLLSRGIFVRLRDRSLFQAARVVAGSVEWPGGLDLSYETLYLESQPIAETSDNAHETPAA is encoded by the coding sequence ATGGATCCGCATGTCACATTCGTCCGTGCGCTGGACGATTACCAGTTGGATGTTTCATTCGACAACGGCGAGCGCCGCATATTTGACGTGAAACCCCTTCTCTCGCGTGGCATTTTCGTGCGCCTGCGAGACCGCTCGCTTTTTCAAGCGGCGCGAGTGGTCGCGGGTTCCGTCGAGTGGCCGGGCGGCCTCGATCTGAGCTATGAGACTCTCTACCTTGAGAGCCAGCCGATTGCCGAGACAAGCGACAACGCGCACGAGACTCCTGCTGCGTGA